Proteins found in one Actinokineospora alba genomic segment:
- a CDS encoding solute symporter family protein: MTNLAASQVGDPVLNTIVFAAFVLITLYVVYKVSTRNSSTADYYAAGGRFTGPQNGIALSGDFLSAASFLGIAGAIAINGYDGFLYSIGFLVAWLVNLLLIAELVRNTGRFTMGDVLAFRMRQRPVRAAAATSTLVISLFYMLAQMAGAGAVVALLLNVQGKGGQAIVIAVVGLIMIFYVLVGGMKGTTWVQIIKATLLILTVVLMTVFLLGKFGFSLTALLDQAAANNANGTRVIDPGAQYGRTSTATLDFISLALALVLGAAGLPHVLMRFYTVPNATEARRSVVWAVGAMTVFYGATLIIGYGASALVGSERILSATGRENAAAPLLAFEIGGTVLLGIVAAVAFATILAVVAGLTITASASFAHDVFNNIFRRGKADPVEEVKVARLTAVVIGVLAIVGGILANGQNVAFLVALAFAFAASANLSTLLYSLFWKRFNTNGTLWAMYGGLGSCLVLVFFSPVVSGAPTSIISGVDFHLFPLTNPGIVSIPVSFLCGFFGTVLSKEQANVPKQKEMEVRSLTGIGR, translated from the coding sequence ATGACGAACCTCGCCGCGAGCCAGGTCGGCGACCCGGTCCTCAACACGATCGTCTTCGCCGCCTTCGTCCTGATCACCCTCTACGTCGTCTACAAAGTCAGCACCCGAAACAGCTCCACGGCGGACTACTACGCCGCGGGCGGGCGCTTCACCGGCCCGCAGAACGGCATCGCCCTGTCCGGCGACTTCCTGTCCGCCGCGTCGTTCCTGGGCATCGCGGGCGCCATCGCCATCAACGGCTACGACGGCTTCCTCTACTCCATCGGCTTCCTGGTGGCGTGGCTGGTCAACTTGCTGCTGATCGCCGAGCTGGTCCGCAACACCGGCCGGTTCACCATGGGCGACGTGCTCGCCTTCCGGATGCGCCAGCGCCCGGTGCGCGCCGCCGCCGCGACGTCGACGCTGGTGATCTCGCTGTTCTACATGCTCGCCCAGATGGCGGGCGCGGGCGCGGTCGTCGCGCTGCTGCTCAACGTGCAGGGCAAGGGCGGGCAGGCGATCGTCATCGCGGTGGTCGGCCTGATCATGATCTTCTACGTGCTCGTCGGCGGGATGAAGGGCACCACCTGGGTGCAGATCATCAAGGCGACGCTGCTGATCCTCACCGTCGTGCTGATGACGGTGTTCCTGTTGGGCAAGTTCGGTTTCAGCCTCACCGCGCTGCTCGACCAGGCCGCCGCCAACAACGCCAACGGCACCCGGGTGATCGACCCCGGCGCCCAGTACGGCCGCACGTCGACCGCCACGCTCGACTTCATCTCCCTGGCCCTGGCCCTGGTCCTGGGCGCCGCGGGCCTGCCGCACGTGCTGATGCGGTTCTACACCGTGCCCAACGCGACGGAGGCCCGCCGCTCGGTGGTGTGGGCGGTCGGCGCGATGACGGTGTTCTACGGCGCCACGCTGATCATCGGCTACGGCGCCTCGGCGCTGGTCGGCTCCGAGCGCATCCTCTCGGCCACCGGCCGGGAGAACGCGGCGGCGCCGCTGCTGGCCTTCGAGATCGGCGGCACGGTGCTGCTCGGCATCGTCGCGGCGGTGGCGTTCGCGACGATCCTCGCTGTTGTCGCCGGGCTCACGATCACGGCGTCGGCCTCGTTCGCCCATGACGTGTTCAACAACATCTTCCGCAGGGGCAAGGCCGACCCGGTCGAAGAGGTCAAGGTCGCGCGGCTGACCGCGGTGGTGATCGGCGTGCTGGCCATCGTCGGCGGCATCCTCGCCAACGGGCAGAACGTCGCGTTCCTGGTCGCGCTCGCGTTCGCGTTCGCCGCGTCGGCGAACCTCTCGACGCTGCTGTACTCGCTGTTCTGGAAGCGGTTCAACACCAACGGGACGCTGTGGGCGATGTACGGCGGCCTGGGCTCGTGCCTGGTGCTGGTGTTCTTCTCCCCCGTGGTCTCCGGGGCGCCGACGTCGATCATCTCCGGCGTCGACTTCCACCTGTTCCCGCTCACCAACCCGGGCATCGTCTCGATCCCCGTGTCGTTCCTCTGCGGCTTCTTCGGCACCGTGCTCAGCAAGGAACAGGCGAACGTGCCCAAGCAGAAGGAGATGGAGGTCCGGTCGCTGACCGGCATCGGGCGGTAA
- a CDS encoding DUF485 domain-containing protein produces the protein MTEVVPPPVRARGQRAATFGGITTPAGQPRPPAGPDYAAIHASPEFTALRSRFRRFVFPMAALFFVWYLAYVLLAAYAKDFMSIRVFGSVNIALVFGLLQFVSTIAITAFYVRWARTRIDPEVERIRVKAGVDAR, from the coding sequence ATGACCGAGGTCGTCCCGCCCCCTGTGCGCGCACGCGGTCAGCGCGCCGCGACATTCGGCGGTATCACCACCCCGGCCGGTCAGCCCCGACCGCCCGCCGGTCCCGACTACGCCGCGATCCACGCGAGCCCGGAGTTCACCGCGCTGCGCTCCCGGTTCCGCCGGTTCGTCTTCCCGATGGCCGCGCTGTTCTTCGTCTGGTACCTCGCCTACGTCCTGCTTGCCGCCTACGCCAAGGACTTCATGAGCATCCGCGTGTTCGGGTCGGTCAACATCGCCCTGGTGTTCGGCCTGCTCCAGTTCGTCTCCACGATCGCCATCACCGCCTTCTACGTGCGGTGGGCCCGCACCCGGATCGACCCCGAGGTCGAGCGGATCCGCGTGAAGGCGGGAGTGGACGCCCGATGA
- a CDS encoding sensor histidine kinase, producing the protein MTEIVSNPDSPPGVRRSRSAPGRSVLRQWRDWRIPVKLAAVTLVPALFAVVLGALQIGSQIDRADTYKQIDRLVTVNDTLHKTVTWLQRERTKASVLLTSESREIAFEVLSEQRQADSARDALIKAAAGLTYANQTTGARYADVLTRFGELDVLRGRVGAREIDGPTALDGYTLVIRSLIAFDRAAAEEVADPALSGTAGALHDLEAAKEEVYYQQGLVGIGLARGGLTSQELDAVRASEARLGDRTADFRALADPAQQAEYDRTLTEADLTSRANLVQLVLGGPQNAAPPIGAQDWNTASELVSGRLSDVSATLGAQIKNGSAALQDSASDGAGIASVVLILALVLAAAIMFVIGRQLLGSLSALRRGALDIAERGLPAAVARIRDGKDLVVPTVEPVAVATADEVGQVARAFDAVHQEALRLATEQAGMRANYAGVFVNLSRRSQGLVQRQLQLLERLERDEEDADQLATLFQLDHLATRMRRNNENLMVLSGSVAGEHQARRAQQPVSLSDLLRAAVSEVEQYQRVVITAPPTVLVVGYAVGDLVRLTAELLDNAAAFSAPATQVVISSHHTEGGTVRIEVSDRGIGMKPDELAEANGRLAEDGVVDATTSRRMGLFVVGRLAARHGVKVRLRPGTPTGLRATVIVPADLVTSNVVELPGKPATELPPALDKGPDGGAPTGNPPRTNGSHVNGSTVNGSAVNGTAGSKVNGTNGSKVNGTNGSSGATPNGLPRRSIRSGVEALSALTRGDGAQLPEQFPTPRDAVDTLAAPQNPLPEPPAADATSWPSHPVPTGLADDAPAEALFDPVVPVETSETPETSETSATAEASGASGAPAVPTPVAPSLAEPAEDTTGWWDTTIIYERAPGAPVDRGIQETTPIFDEMVSAWFRAVTDDPNSTAADVAMPQAWDFAADQGFQAAQAVSRAQPEDFTRSGLPRRTPRRNLVPGSAEPTATPAPAATDRDAEDLRTRLSNYQRGVHRARGAHHTGPAHGQPEIQPGLDLRGAQWRFAADSGWAAAENLTTSTSDTAADGSLPRRTPRERLLPGSLDPAPGPRVRVERDADALRDRLGSLQRGVGRGRESLARQAGDQDHGSDV; encoded by the coding sequence GTGACCGAGATCGTGTCCAATCCCGACTCCCCACCCGGGGTGAGGCGGTCGCGCTCCGCCCCCGGCAGGTCGGTGCTCCGCCAGTGGCGTGACTGGAGAATCCCGGTCAAGCTCGCCGCGGTCACCCTGGTCCCCGCCCTGTTCGCGGTCGTGCTCGGCGCCCTGCAGATCGGTTCGCAGATCGACCGCGCCGACACCTACAAGCAGATCGACCGGCTCGTCACGGTCAACGACACCCTCCACAAGACCGTCACCTGGCTGCAGCGCGAGCGCACCAAGGCCTCGGTCCTGCTGACCTCGGAATCGCGGGAGATCGCCTTCGAGGTGCTCAGCGAGCAGCGGCAGGCCGACAGCGCCCGCGACGCGCTGATCAAGGCGGCCGCCGGCCTGACCTACGCCAACCAGACCACCGGCGCGCGCTACGCCGACGTCCTGACCCGCTTCGGCGAACTCGACGTCCTGCGCGGCCGGGTCGGCGCCCGCGAGATCGACGGCCCCACCGCGCTCGACGGCTACACCCTGGTGATCCGCTCGCTGATCGCCTTCGACCGCGCCGCCGCCGAGGAGGTCGCCGACCCGGCCCTGTCCGGCACGGCGGGCGCCCTGCACGACCTCGAGGCGGCGAAGGAAGAGGTTTACTACCAACAGGGTCTGGTCGGCATCGGCCTCGCCCGCGGCGGCCTCACCAGCCAGGAACTCGACGCCGTGCGCGCCTCCGAGGCCCGCCTCGGCGACCGCACCGCGGACTTCCGCGCCCTGGCCGACCCGGCGCAGCAGGCCGAGTACGACCGGACGCTGACCGAGGCCGACCTCACCTCCCGCGCCAACCTGGTCCAGCTCGTCCTGGGCGGCCCCCAGAACGCGGCGCCGCCGATCGGCGCGCAGGACTGGAACACCGCGAGCGAGCTGGTCTCCGGCAGGCTCAGCGACGTCAGCGCCACCCTCGGCGCGCAGATCAAGAACGGGTCCGCGGCGCTGCAGGACTCGGCGAGCGACGGCGCGGGCATCGCGTCGGTCGTCCTGATCCTGGCCCTGGTGCTCGCCGCCGCGATCATGTTCGTCATCGGCAGGCAGCTGCTGGGCTCGCTCAGCGCCCTGCGGCGCGGTGCCCTCGACATCGCCGAACGCGGCCTTCCCGCCGCGGTGGCCCGGATCCGCGACGGCAAGGACCTGGTTGTCCCGACCGTCGAGCCGGTGGCCGTGGCCACCGCGGACGAGGTCGGCCAGGTCGCCCGGGCGTTCGACGCCGTGCACCAGGAGGCGCTGCGGCTCGCGACCGAGCAGGCGGGCATGCGCGCCAACTACGCGGGCGTGTTCGTCAACCTCTCGCGCCGCAGCCAGGGGCTCGTGCAGCGCCAGCTCCAGCTCCTCGAACGGCTCGAACGCGACGAGGAGGACGCCGACCAGCTCGCGACGCTGTTCCAGCTCGACCACCTCGCCACCCGGATGCGGCGCAACAACGAGAACCTGATGGTCCTCTCCGGCAGTGTCGCCGGTGAGCACCAGGCGCGCCGGGCCCAGCAGCCGGTGAGCCTGTCCGACCTGCTGCGCGCGGCGGTCTCGGAAGTCGAGCAGTACCAGCGGGTCGTCATCACCGCGCCGCCGACCGTGCTGGTCGTGGGCTACGCCGTGGGCGACCTGGTCCGGCTCACCGCCGAGCTGCTCGACAACGCCGCCGCGTTCTCCGCGCCCGCCACCCAGGTCGTGATCTCCAGCCACCACACCGAAGGCGGCACCGTCCGCATCGAGGTGAGCGACCGCGGCATCGGCATGAAGCCCGACGAACTGGCCGAGGCCAACGGAAGGCTCGCCGAGGACGGCGTCGTCGACGCCACCACCTCCCGCCGGATGGGCCTGTTCGTGGTGGGGCGGCTCGCCGCCCGCCACGGCGTCAAGGTGCGGCTGCGGCCGGGCACGCCGACCGGCCTGCGGGCCACGGTGATCGTGCCCGCCGACCTGGTCACGTCCAATGTGGTCGAACTGCCGGGCAAGCCCGCCACCGAACTTCCTCCGGCCCTGGACAAGGGCCCCGACGGCGGAGCGCCCACGGGGAATCCGCCGCGGACCAACGGGTCCCACGTCAACGGGTCCACAGTCAATGGTTCGGCTGTCAACGGCACTGCTGGTTCCAAGGTCAACGGGACCAACGGCTCGAAGGTCAACGGCACCAACGGATCGAGCGGCGCGACCCCGAACGGGCTGCCGCGGCGGTCGATCCGCAGCGGGGTCGAGGCGCTCAGCGCGCTGACCCGCGGCGACGGCGCGCAGCTGCCCGAGCAGTTCCCCACACCGCGCGACGCGGTCGACACTCTTGCTGCTCCGCAGAATCCGCTGCCCGAGCCGCCCGCGGCCGACGCGACGTCCTGGCCAAGCCACCCGGTCCCCACCGGCCTGGCCGACGACGCCCCGGCGGAAGCCCTGTTCGACCCGGTGGTGCCGGTCGAGACCTCGGAAACGCCCGAGACTTCGGAGACTTCGGCGACTGCAGAGGCTTCGGGGGCTTCGGGGGCCCCGGCGGTGCCCACCCCGGTGGCACCGAGCCTGGCCGAACCCGCCGAGGACACCACCGGGTGGTGGGACACGACCATCATCTACGAGCGCGCCCCCGGCGCTCCGGTCGACCGCGGCATCCAGGAGACCACGCCGATCTTCGACGAGATGGTCTCGGCCTGGTTCCGCGCGGTCACCGACGACCCGAACTCCACCGCCGCCGACGTCGCCATGCCGCAGGCCTGGGACTTCGCCGCCGACCAGGGTTTCCAGGCGGCGCAAGCGGTTTCGCGGGCACAGCCCGAGGACTTCACCCGGTCCGGGCTGCCCCGCCGGACCCCTCGGCGCAACCTGGTGCCCGGCAGCGCCGAGCCCACGGCGACCCCCGCCCCGGCGGCCACCGACCGCGACGCCGAGGACCTGCGGACCCGGCTGTCGAACTACCAGCGCGGCGTCCACCGGGCCCGCGGCGCCCACCACACCGGGCCCGCGCACGGCCAGCCGGAGATCCAGCCGGGCCTGGACCTGCGCGGCGCGCAGTGGCGCTTCGCCGCGGACTCCGGCTGGGCCGCCGCCGAAAACCTCACGACGTCCACTTCGGACACCGCTGCCGACGGCAGCCTGCCGCGGCGCACGCCGCGCGAACGGCTGCTGCCCGGCAGTCTCGACCCGGCGCCCGGCCCGCGGGTGCGGGTCGAGCGCGACGCCGACGCGCTGCGCGACCGGCTTGGCAGCCTGCAGCGCGGTGTCGGCCGCGGTCGCGAAAGTCTTGCCCGCCAAGCAGGAGACCAGGATCACGGGTCCGATGTCTGA
- a CDS encoding roadblock/LC7 domain-containing protein: protein MTSTQSKPSQFGWLVNDFAERVTGVAHAVVVSADGLLLTSSARLPVDRADQLAAVASGLISLTSGAARCFDAGEVKETVVEMERGIMLLMAIGDGSCLAVLAAPTCDIGQVAYEMTLLVDRVGQILTPELRAALQGATGRMVGQPA from the coding sequence ATGACGTCCACGCAGTCCAAGCCAAGCCAATTCGGCTGGTTGGTCAACGACTTCGCGGAACGAGTCACCGGGGTGGCGCACGCCGTGGTGGTCTCGGCCGACGGGTTGCTGCTGACCTCCTCCGCCCGGCTGCCGGTCGACCGCGCCGACCAGTTGGCCGCCGTGGCGTCCGGGCTGATCAGCCTCACCTCCGGTGCCGCACGGTGTTTCGACGCCGGTGAGGTCAAGGAAACCGTGGTCGAGATGGAGCGCGGCATCATGCTCCTGATGGCCATCGGCGACGGCTCTTGCCTGGCCGTGCTCGCCGCACCGACCTGCGATATCGGGCAGGTCGCCTACGAGATGACCCTTCTGGTCGACCGCGTCGGCCAGATCCTGACCCCGGAATTGCGTGCGGCGCTGCAAGGCGCCACCGGGAGGATGGTGGGGCAGCCCGCATGA
- a CDS encoding DUF742 domain-containing protein: MSSLWGEPAPEMTIADLMNGLSLGGGRKKHRKPELEEPPPPAESVADNGDVEPDWPEGESGVADHAPVEPLPVEDAAMVRPYAWTRGRTRSTFELRVETMVSTSDRAADADAFAESEHRAIGVLCKEPRSVAEVATLFGAPLGVAKVLLGDMAQLGLVTVHKTATGGANKAHLVLMERVLSGLRRL; the protein is encoded by the coding sequence ATGAGCAGCCTGTGGGGCGAACCCGCCCCGGAAATGACCATCGCCGACCTGATGAACGGCCTCTCGCTCGGCGGGGGCCGCAAGAAGCACCGCAAGCCCGAACTGGAAGAACCGCCTCCACCCGCGGAATCGGTGGCGGACAACGGAGACGTGGAACCGGACTGGCCCGAGGGCGAATCCGGTGTGGCCGATCATGCCCCGGTCGAGCCGCTCCCCGTCGAAGACGCCGCCATGGTGCGCCCGTACGCCTGGACGCGCGGGCGCACCCGGTCCACGTTCGAACTGCGCGTGGAGACCATGGTGTCCACCAGCGACCGGGCCGCGGACGCCGACGCGTTCGCGGAATCCGAACACCGCGCCATCGGCGTGCTGTGCAAGGAACCGCGGTCGGTCGCCGAGGTGGCAACCCTGTTCGGCGCGCCGCTCGGCGTCGCGAAAGTCCTGTTGGGCGACATGGCCCAGCTCGGTTTGGTCACGGTGCACAAGACCGCAACCGGTGGTGCCAACAAGGCCCACCTGGTGTTGATGGAAAGGGTACTGAGTGGACTCCGTCGGCTATGA
- a CDS encoding GTP-binding protein, with protein MDSVGYEDTEAPTLTSVKIVVAGGFGAGKTTFVGSVSEIMPLTTEAVMTSASVGIDDLAATPNKSTTTVAMDFGRVSLDSDLILYLFGTPGQQRFWFMWDDLVRGAIGAVVLADTRRLADCFSPIDFFEERNLPYVIGLNCFDGVLGHDLEEVRDALAIGPEVPIVTCDARDRQSTKQTLITMVEYSMRRWVALHGAGVG; from the coding sequence GTGGACTCCGTCGGCTATGAGGACACGGAGGCCCCCACGCTGACCTCGGTCAAGATCGTGGTGGCTGGTGGTTTCGGCGCGGGCAAGACGACGTTCGTCGGCTCCGTCTCGGAGATCATGCCCCTCACCACCGAAGCGGTGATGACCAGCGCGAGCGTGGGCATCGACGACCTCGCCGCGACCCCCAACAAGTCCACGACCACGGTCGCGATGGACTTCGGCCGCGTCTCCCTGGACTCGGACCTGATCCTGTACCTGTTCGGCACGCCCGGGCAGCAGCGGTTCTGGTTCATGTGGGACGACCTGGTCCGCGGCGCGATCGGTGCGGTCGTGCTGGCCGACACCCGTCGGCTGGCGGACTGCTTCTCGCCGATCGACTTCTTCGAGGAGCGCAACCTCCCGTACGTCATCGGCCTGAACTGCTTCGACGGCGTCCTCGGCCACGACCTGGAGGAGGTCCGCGACGCCCTGGCCATCGGCCCGGAAGTCCCGATCGTGACCTGCGACGCCCGCGACCGGCAGTCGACGAAGCAGACCTTGATCACGATGGTCGAATACTCGATGCGCCGATGGGTGGCATTGCATGGCGCCGGCGTCGGCTGA
- a CDS encoding phosphatidylinositol-specific phospholipase C, whose product MGTMVSRRSFGQALAGAGLVAAGVGLSTATASAASSNWMGGLPDSTLLSRISMPGTHGSATRVGGPAVANQDLTVAEQLNVGVRFLDARCRLINGSFAMHHGAYYQNLMFGDVLNQCAAFLSSHPSETILMRVKQEYSNDSNAAFGAVFADYQRRWPTLMKTDAHIPALGQSRGKVVVISDNGGVPGIGWGGLDIADDYDIPTIFDLYSRKWPGVQRHLDAARVSNGNLFITFTSSWGWGLWPRDAANAIAPRVSGYLGALNRQLVGVVPMDFMTATKASQVYRLNF is encoded by the coding sequence ATGGGCACCATGGTCTCTCGCAGGTCGTTCGGTCAGGCGCTCGCCGGGGCGGGGCTGGTCGCCGCAGGCGTCGGTCTCAGCACCGCCACCGCCTCCGCCGCCTCATCCAACTGGATGGGCGGGCTGCCCGACAGCACCCTTCTCTCCCGCATCAGCATGCCCGGCACCCACGGCTCGGCGACCCGGGTCGGCGGACCCGCGGTCGCGAACCAAGACCTCACCGTCGCCGAGCAGCTCAACGTCGGGGTGCGGTTCCTCGACGCCCGCTGTCGGCTGATCAACGGGTCCTTCGCCATGCACCACGGCGCGTACTACCAAAACCTGATGTTCGGCGACGTCCTCAACCAGTGCGCCGCCTTCCTCTCCTCGCACCCGAGCGAGACCATCCTCATGCGCGTCAAGCAGGAGTACTCAAACGACTCCAACGCCGCGTTCGGGGCCGTGTTCGCCGACTACCAGCGCCGCTGGCCCACCCTGATGAAGACCGACGCGCACATCCCCGCCCTCGGCCAGAGCCGTGGCAAGGTCGTCGTCATCTCCGACAACGGCGGAGTGCCCGGCATCGGCTGGGGTGGGCTCGACATCGCCGACGACTACGACATCCCCACCATCTTCGACCTCTACTCCCGCAAGTGGCCCGGCGTGCAGCGACACCTCGACGCGGCGCGGGTCTCGAACGGCAACCTGTTCATCACGTTCACCTCGTCCTGGGGCTGGGGTCTGTGGCCCCGGGACGCGGCCAACGCGATCGCACCCAGGGTGAGCGGGTACCTGGGCGCGCTGAACCGGCAGCTGGTCGGGGTCGTGCCGATGGACTTCATGACCGCGACCAAGGCCAGTCAGGTCTACCGGCTGAACTTCTGA
- a CDS encoding TetR/AcrR family transcriptional regulator, with protein sequence MPRPSTPLLSRARIRERALAMVDAEGLTGLSMRKLAGDLGVQAPSLYSHYRTKDELLHDIADDIMSTVDVSDFAGTDWAAGVRTWARSYRAALAAHPNMVPVLATGPARRETSLARADAVHGGLVRAGWPPRYATMIGASTKYLVLGAAMSSFSRGFEDDVQVYVDRYPHLDQAHRLRDHADEIDADSFEMALNAFLDGLSAMRTQLTDR encoded by the coding sequence GTGCCACGGCCGAGCACCCCGCTCCTGAGCCGCGCCCGCATCCGCGAGCGCGCTTTGGCGATGGTCGACGCCGAGGGACTGACCGGCCTGTCGATGCGCAAGCTGGCGGGCGACCTCGGCGTGCAGGCACCGTCCTTGTACAGCCACTACCGCACGAAAGACGAACTCCTCCACGACATCGCCGACGACATCATGTCCACAGTGGACGTCAGCGACTTCGCCGGAACCGATTGGGCGGCAGGCGTACGCACCTGGGCGCGTTCCTACCGGGCGGCACTGGCGGCCCACCCGAACATGGTCCCAGTGTTGGCCACCGGGCCCGCCCGCCGCGAAACCTCCCTTGCCCGAGCGGACGCGGTTCACGGCGGCCTTGTCCGGGCAGGCTGGCCACCTCGCTACGCCACGATGATCGGGGCTTCGACGAAGTACCTGGTATTGGGAGCGGCGATGAGCTCGTTCTCCCGCGGGTTCGAGGACGACGTCCAGGTCTATGTCGACCGGTATCCGCATCTTGACCAGGCGCACCGGTTGCGGGACCACGCGGACGAGATCGACGCGGACAGCTTCGAGATGGCCTTGAACGCTTTCCTCGACGGCCTCAGCGCAATGCGGACCCAACTGACCGACCGCTGA
- a CDS encoding acyl-CoA dehydrogenase family protein yields MDLALTDEQQALWDLARDFIDREVVPNAAEWDRREQVDRAIVAKLGAIGFLGMTIPEEYGGSGGDHLSYCLMMEELGRGDSAIRGIVSVSLGLVGKSIASYGSEEQKRHWLPRLSSGESLACFGLTEPDTGSDAGSLATKAVRDGDDYVITGSKMFITNGTWADVSLIFARTGGPGPKGISAFLVPTDSAGFTHREIKGKLGLRGQSTGELVLDAVRVPESARLGDEGVGFKIAMSALDKGRMSVAAGCVGLAKGALDASVKYSLERTQFGKPIAGYQLVQEMLADMAVATDAARLLVWRVADLIERGKPFGTEASMAKLFASENAVSAANLAIQVFGGYGYLDEYPVAKFLRDARVMTLYEGTSQIQKLLIGRALTGVNAFV; encoded by the coding sequence ATGGACCTCGCTCTCACCGACGAGCAGCAGGCCCTCTGGGACCTGGCGCGCGACTTCATCGATCGGGAGGTCGTGCCCAACGCGGCCGAGTGGGACCGCCGGGAGCAGGTCGACCGGGCGATCGTGGCCAAACTGGGCGCCATCGGGTTCCTGGGTATGACCATCCCCGAGGAGTACGGCGGCTCCGGCGGCGACCACCTGTCGTACTGCCTGATGATGGAGGAACTCGGCCGCGGCGACTCGGCGATCCGGGGGATCGTCTCCGTCTCGCTCGGCCTGGTCGGCAAGTCGATCGCGAGCTACGGCTCCGAGGAGCAGAAGCGGCACTGGCTGCCCCGGCTCAGCTCCGGGGAATCCCTGGCCTGCTTCGGCCTCACCGAGCCCGACACCGGATCGGACGCGGGCAGCCTCGCCACCAAAGCGGTCCGCGACGGCGACGACTACGTCATCACCGGCTCGAAGATGTTCATCACCAACGGAACCTGGGCCGACGTCTCCCTGATCTTCGCCCGCACCGGCGGACCCGGTCCCAAGGGCATCAGCGCGTTCCTGGTGCCGACCGACTCGGCGGGTTTCACCCACCGCGAGATCAAGGGCAAGCTCGGCCTGCGTGGTCAGTCCACAGGGGAACTGGTCCTCGACGCCGTGCGCGTGCCCGAGTCCGCGCGGCTCGGCGATGAGGGCGTCGGGTTCAAGATCGCCATGTCCGCGCTGGACAAGGGCCGCATGTCGGTCGCCGCGGGCTGCGTCGGCCTTGCCAAGGGGGCACTGGACGCGAGCGTCAAGTACTCGCTGGAGCGCACCCAGTTCGGCAAGCCGATCGCCGGATACCAACTGGTGCAAGAGATGCTGGCCGACATGGCGGTCGCCACCGACGCCGCCCGGCTGCTGGTCTGGCGGGTCGCCGACCTCATCGAGCGCGGCAAGCCGTTCGGCACCGAGGCGTCCATGGCGAAGCTGTTCGCCAGCGAGAACGCGGTGTCCGCGGCGAACCTCGCCATCCAGGTGTTCGGCGGTTACGGCTACCTCGACGAGTACCCGGTCGCCAAGTTCCTGCGCGACGCCCGCGTGATGACGCTTTACGAGGGCACCAGCCAGATCCAGAAGCTGCTGATCGGTCGTGCCTTGACCGGCGTCAACGCATTCGTCTGA